From Rhododendron vialii isolate Sample 1 chromosome 10a, ASM3025357v1, the proteins below share one genomic window:
- the LOC131304636 gene encoding protein ABA DEFICIENT 4, chloroplastic-like codes for MALSTCFSPSQSSLKINRSGVICRLTCNQRFTFALRCTKAEIYGQRVPVRVSNVLGNWSFMVGSRITIRPNLQRFQPYRGSCLVRASWLASSQIASSVFTLGTAAVLPFYTLMVLAPKAELTKKSMESSIPYIVLGLLYAYLLYLSWTPDTLRLMFASKYWLPELSGIAKMFSNEMTLASAWIHLLAVDLFAARQVFHDGLESETETRHSVSLCLLFCPVGIVSHVLTKALTKSSRNSKHNVH; via the exons ATGGCACTCTCTACTTGCTTTTCTCCTTCCCAATCCTCACTGAAG ATAAACCGTTCAGGGGTCATTTGTAGACTGACCTGCAACCAAAGATTCACTTTTGCTCTCAGATGTACCAAAGCTGAAATTTATGGCCAACGCGTTCCTGTAAGGGTGTCCAACGTACTCGGCAACTGGAGTTTCATGGTTGGATCAAGGATTACCATTAGACCAAACCTGCAGAGATTCCAACCTTATAGAGGGAGCTGTTTAGTGCGCGCTTCAT GGTTGGCAAGTTCTCAAATTGCCAGTAGTGTGTTTACGTTGGGAACGGCAGCAGTTCTTCCATTCTATACCCTCATGGTTCTGGCTCCAAAAGCTGAACTG ACCAAGAAGTCTATGGAAAGTAGTATTCCATACATAGTGCTCGGACTTCTGTATGCATATCTCTTGTACTTGTCTTGGACACCTGACACATTACGGCTAATGTTTGCGAGTAAATATTGGCTGCCAGAG CTGTCTGGTATAGCGAAGATGTTCTCCAATGAGATGACGTTAGCTTCTGCATGGATTCACTTGTTAGCTGTTGATCTCTTTGCtgcaag GCAGGTTTTCCACGATGGACTGGAGAGCGAAACCGAGACCCGACATTCAGTCTCTCTCTGCCTGCTTTTTTGTCCTGTTGGAATCGTTTCTCATGTGCTCACCAAAGCGCTAACCAAAAGTTCCAGAAATTCCAAGCACAATGTGCATTAA
- the LOC131304633 gene encoding uncharacterized protein LOC131304633 gives MIGNPALSWHSNTTYKPHDLSQFSKTQSKSSPFSNSQDPQIQLRFPEQPTHLHCSHTNIVKCEESNHGPKGLKFVRGRKLLSELSTWGIGGPCNYFVEVSSQTQLVYVVRYCQEHCIRFMIVGKGSNCLFDDMGFDGCVILNRIEFLERIDSNTFRVGSGFGFNRLGILCSSKGLTGLEFAGGIPGTVGGAAYMNAGANGQETADVVDSIEIVTTEGELQRLNRMDLKFGYRLSPFQDMKGLAAIVAVTFQLKQSESARRRQIEHLERRRNSQPLGERTAGSVFRNPSNSGLSAGELIESAGLKGRRVGGAMVSNIHANFFINSGGSTSQDMLELISWVKETVYRKCGVQLKEEVMYVQTHCKILNPNRDKSRPL, from the exons ATGATCGGAAACCCAGCTTTATCTTGGCATTCCAACACCACTTACAAACCCCACGACCTCTCCCAGTTTTCCAAAACCCAATCCAAATCGTCGCCATTTTCTAACTCCCAAGACCCTCAAATCCAGCTGAGATTCCCAGAACAACCCACCCATTTGCATTGCAGTCACACCAACATCGTGAAATGCGAAGAATCGAACCATGGCCCGAAGGGATTGAAGTTCGTTCGAGGCCGGAAACTGCTGAGCGAACTCAGCACTTGGGGCATCGGAGGCCCTTGTAACTATTTCGTCGAGGTTTCCAGTCAAACTCAGCTTGTCTATGTTGTCAG ATACTGTCAAGAGCACTGTATAAGATTCATGATAGTGGGAAAAGGCTCAAATTGCCTCTTTGATGATATGGGCTTTGATGGTTGTGTTATTCTGAATCGGATCGAGTTCTTGGAAAGGATTGATTCCAACACATTTAGAGTTGGAAGCGGTTTTGGATTCAATCGTTTGGGGATCTTGTGCTCAAGTAAAGGATTGACAGGGCTTGAATTCGCTGGTGGAATCCCTGGAACTGTAGGAGGAGCTGCTTACATGAATGCTGGAGCAAATGGGCAG GAAACTGCTGATGTTGTTGATAGCATTGAGATAGTCACAACTGAAGGTGAACTACAGAGACTGAACAGGATGGACCTTAAGTTTGGCTATCGGTTGTCTCCGTTTCAAGATATGAAAGGCTTGGCTGCCATTGTTGCTGTTACATTCCAGTTGAAGCAGTCGGAATCGGCAAGGAGACGGCAAATAGAACACCTGGAAAG AAGGAGAAACTCTCAGCCACTTGGAGAAAGAACCGCGGGCTCTGTGTTTCGTAATCCATCCAATTCGGGGCTTTCAGCCGGAGAGCTCATAGAGAGTGCTGGATTGAAAGGTCGTAGAGTAGGAGGGGCGATGGTTTCCAACATTCATGCTAACTTCTTCATTAATTCTGGTGGCTCAACTTCTCAAGACATGTTGGAGCTCATCAGCTGGGTTAAAGAGACGGTTTATCGGAAGTGCGGAGTACAACTCAAGGAAGAAGTAATGTATGTTCAAACACATTGCAAAATTTTGAACCCAAACAGAGACAAAAGTCGGCCATTGTGA